Sequence from the Saccharopolyspora pogona genome:
GATCGGTCGGGAACAGCTCCTGCGGATAGATGAACGCAAGCGTGTCCCGCGCCGACAGGGCGAAGGCGAGTGCCGCGAACAGGGCGATCGTCACCGAGGTCGGGAGGTTGAGCACGGAGAGCGGAAACAGCAGCGCAGCTGCGACGGCGAAGCTGCGACGGCGAAGCTGCCGACCAGGAACGATCGACGTGCGATGCGGTCGATCACGAGCATGCCCACGACGGCACCGACGAGGAGGAGCAGGTTGTAGATGGCTCCACCGAAGTAGGGGTCGCGCACGCCGAGTGCTTCCAGGATCCGCGGACTGAAGGTACTCAGAGCGAAGTAGGGCATGATGTGACATGCGTAGAAGACGCAGATCAGGATGGTGCGACGGCGCAGCGGCGACTGAAACAGTCTCCGGAACGCGTTGCCCTTCTCCTCCGCCCGTCCCGGGTCGTCTGCATCGATGGTCACATGCGAGCCGAGCTTCGCCTGCAGGATGGCAGTGGCTTCCTGGGCGCGTCCGTTGGCGACGAGCCAGCGGGGCGACTCCGGGATCCCGATCCGCGCGAAGAGGATGGCGACTGCCGGTACAGCGCTGCTCGCCAGCATCCACCGCCATGCCTCGTCACCGATATCGAGACTCACGATGAAATAGCCGACCAGGTATGCGGCGGCGTATCCGGCCGCCCACGACAGCGCGAGCAGGCTCATCATACGGCCGCGGGTTTGCCGAGGAGCGAACTCGCTGACGAGGGTCTTGCTCGCGGCGTAGTCCGCTCCAAGGACTACACCGAGCAGCAGGCGCAGGACGAACAGCTGCCACGGAGCTGCTACCCAGAACTGGACCAGCGACAGGATCGCCAGGACGATCATGTCGAATGCGAAAATTGGCCGCCTGCCGATGCGGTCGATCAGGAAGCCGGAGAACAGACTTCCGACGAGAAGTCCCAGCATGGACGCCGCGCCGAGCAGCCCGAGCCAGATCGCGTTCAGGCTGAGGACGGAGGTAGCGGTCGCCAGCGAGATTCCGACGATTCC
This genomic interval carries:
- a CDS encoding MFS transporter; translation: MTESSSQSTTSSVGRVANSEKSVQFDDVPFGRFHLRVAVSGSGGQFSDGYILGIVGISLATATSVLSLNAIWLGLLGAASMLGLLVGSLFSGFLIDRIGRRPIFAFDMIVLAILSLVQFWVAAPWQLFVLRLLLGVVLGADYAASKTLVSEFAPRQTRGRMMSLLALSWAAGYAAAYLVGYFIVSLDIGDEAWRWMLASSAVPAVAILFARIGIPESPRWLVANGRAQEATAILQAKLGSHVTIDADDPGRAEEKGNAFRRLFQSPLRRRTILICVFYACHIMPYFALSTFSPRILEALGVRDPYFGGAIYNLLLLVGAVVGMLVIDRIARRSFLVGSFAVAASPSQLRCCFRSPCSTSRPR